Within Citromicrobium bathyomarinum, the genomic segment AGGCGACCGCGATCGGCACCGCGATCCACCACAGCCAGTCGAGCCAGTCGATGCTCTGCGTGAGCAGGAAGATGACGGCGAAAACGACGGCCCAGCGGATCCCCCAACGCACGACCAGGCGCTTCAGGATAGCGGATGTCTCCCGTTCGATCTGCTCGATCGAGCGGTCCATCTCGCCTGCCATGCGGCGCTGCTGGTCCGGATCGGGGCCAAGCATAGCCTAGCCCTTCTTGAGGTGACGGCGACCCAGCAGTTCGGCGATCTGCACCGCGTTGAGCGCCGCACCCTTGCGCAGGTTGTCGGAGACGCACCACAGGTTGAGGCCGTTCTCCACCGTCGGGTCCTCGCGCACGCGGCTGATATAGGTCGCGCCGTCGCCCACGCTTTCCACCGGGGTGATGTAGCCTTCGTCCTCGCGCTTATCGACCAGCATGATGCCGGGTGCCTCGCGCAGGATGTCCTGCGCCTGTTCGGCGGTGATCTCGCGCTCGAACTCGATCGTCACCGCCTCGGAGTGGCCGACGAACACCGGTACGCGCACGCAGGTGGCGGTCAGCTTGATCTTGGGGTCGAGGATCTTCTTGGTCTCGACCACCATCTTCCATTCTTCCTTGGTCGATCCATCGTCGAGGAAGACGTCGATATGCGGGATCACGTTGAACGCGATCTGCTTGGTGAACTTGCTCGGCTCGACCGGATCGCCGACGAAGATCGCGCGGCTCTGCTGGAACAGCTCGTCCATGCCTTCCTTGCCCGCGCCGGAAACCGACTGGTAGGTCGAGACGACCACGCGCTTGATCCCCGCCGCATCGTGCAGGGGTTTGAGCGCGACGACCAGCTGCGCGGTCGAGCAGTTGGGGTTCGCGATGATGTTCTTCGCGGTGTAGCCGTCGATCGCGTCGGGGTTCACCTCGGGCACGATCAGCGGCACGTCCGGGTCCATCCGGTAGTGCGAGGAATTGTCGATCACCACGCAGCCCGCTGCGGCCGCCTTGGGCGCATATTCCTTGGCAATGGAGCCGCCTGCCGAAAACAGCGCAATGTCCCAGCCGGTGAAGTCGAAATGCTCGAGATTCTTGCATTTGAGCATCTTGCCGGTGTCGCCGAATTCGATCTCGGTGCCCTGGCTGCGCGAGCTGGCCAGCGCGACCACCTCGTCGATCGGGAACTCGCGTTCGGCGAGAACCTGCATCATTTCGCGCCCGACATTCCCCGTCGCGCCCACGATGGCGACCTTGTAACCCATCAATCACTCCTGTCCGTGCTGCACTGCCACATGGGGCCAAGCGCGCCGCGCCGCAAGCATTAGGTCAAATCACTCCGAGCATGTGCAGCACCAGCACGGCCAGCGCGCCGAATGCGAGCACCGTACCGGGCAGAGTGATCCAGCGTCGGCCGACATTTTCCTTCACCGCGAGCGCATTGAGCGTGCCAAATACGAGCAGGAATACCACGCTCGCCCCGCTCACCAAGCCGGAAAGCCCGCCCATCACCGCCAGCGCGAGCGCACCTGCAGCAAGCAGCAGCACCGCCCAGTAAGGCGATCCTTCCGCATTTTCCCGCCCCAGCACGCTCGGCAAGGCGCCGTCCCGCGCCACTTCGCGCGCCAGCCGGGCCGAACTGAACAGCGTCGCGTTGATCGCGCTGGCCGTGGAGAGTGCGGCCGCGATGGTCACCGCGATCAGCCCGGGCGTGCCGAGCGCCGCCTGCCCGGCGCGGGACAGCGCAACCTCGCCATCGGCAATCACCGCCTGCGTGCCGGTCAGCATCGGCACCGCCAGCGCGACAAGCACGTAAATCAGCGCCGCGCTACCGATCGCCAGCGGCATGATCCGCCGCATCACCCGCTTGCGGTCCTTCATCTCGTCATAATCGTAGGCGACCAGTTCGAAGCCTTCATAGGCCATGAACACCGACGCCGCGCCGATCACGATGCCGATCAGGCCCGGTTGCTGGGCGATGGAAAGCTTCTCCACCTCGAACTGCGACAGACCGAACGCGGCCAGCGCGGCGAGGATCGCGAGCTTGATCGCGACGATGGCGATCTCCACCCCCGCCGCCTGCCCTGCCCCGCGCAGGTTGATCGCGGTCATCGCGAGAATCACCGCAGAGGCCATCGCCGGGGGGAGCCAGGCAGGCCCGCCGATCGCCTGCCCCAGATAGGCTCCGAAGGTGTAGGCATAGACCGCGCAGGTCAGCACGTATCCCGCCAGCAGCACCCATGCGGACCAGCGGGCGAGCCGGGTGAACTTGAGATCACGCAGGAAGGTGTAGATGCCCCCCGCCTCGTCCTTCTCGACGGTCAGCGCGGCGAGGCTGTGTCCGGTGGCGTAGGCAACTAGTCCGCCTAGCACGAAGCTGAGCGCGGCCCAGTGCCCCGCGCTGGAAATGACCACGCCGAGCGTCGAGAATATCCCGCCGCCGACCATCCCGCCGACCGCGATCGCCCAGACCGCTGCAAGACCGAGCTGGCCCCCGGTCGACTGCTTTTCGCTCATTCCGGCGGTGTTACCCCGTGGCTATCCAGAAAATCGAAGATCGTGTGCCACAGGTGCACGCTGATTTTCGGCCCGCTGACCCGGTGGGTGTAGCCCGGATAGAGCATCATCTCGAACGGCACCGCCGCTTCCTGCAAGGTCGAGATTAGCTCGGTTGAATTCTCGAACACCACGTTGTCGTCCGCCATCCCGTGGATCAGCAGCAGCGGGTCAGTCATCTCGGTCGCTTTGGGAATCGCACTCGCCGCTTCGTAGGCTTCGGGCACTGTGTTCGGATCGCCCATGAAGCGTTCGGTATAGTGGGTGTCGTAAAGCTCCCACCGGGTGACCGGCGCGCCAGACACGCCAGCCGCGTAGAGGCCCGGATCGGCCTGCAGCTGCTTGAGCGTCATGTACCCGCCATAGGACCAGCCGTAGATTGCCAGCTTGTCCGGATCGACGAAGTCGAGCGCCTTGAGAAACTCCGCGCCCGCCTTCTGATCGCGCACCTCGACGCCGCCCATCGCGCGATAGATCGGCTGCTCGAACGCGACGCCCCGGTTGGCCGAGCCGCGATTGTCGAGCACGAAGTAGACATAACCCTTGTCGACGATCGCCTGCGCCAGCGCGCCCTTCCACCCGCGATCCACCATCTGCGGGCCGGGCCCGCCATAGTGCATGATGAAGACGGGGTATTTCTTGCCCGGCTCCATCTTGGGCTTGAGCATCATGTAATGCAGCGGCGTGAGATCTTCCGCAGGCAGCGTGCCGAATTCCGGCCACACATGGCTGGCGAGATAGGGCGCGTAGGGGTGGTCTGCGTCGAGCGGGTTTTCCTCCACCCACGCCAGGCGTTGCCCGTCCGTATCGGCGAGGTAGCTTTGCGGCGGCTGGCTCGGCGAAGACCGGCTGATGAGCAGCGTCTGGCCCTGCTGGTCCATGCTCGCGCTGTTGGTGAAGCCGGGGTCGGTCAGCAGTGCTCCGCCCGCCTTTCCGTCGAGCGGGGCGCGATAAATCTGCTGGGTCAGCACATTGGTCGTCGCCTGGTAGAAGAACACGCCGGTCTCTTCGTTGAGTCCGACCAGCGAAGTCACGGGTTCGTCCCCACTGGTCAGCTGCTGCCAGTCCTCACCGTCGAAGCGGTAGAACTGCCCATAGCCGTCGCGTTCCGACCACCACAGCAGGCTCCCGTCGTCGAGGAAGCGGTAATTGTCCGACAGGTTGATCCAGTAGTCGGGCCGCGCCGCTTCTTCGGTAAACCAGACCTCGCTTGCCCCGGTTGCGGGATCGACCCTGAGCATGTCGAGCCGCGTCTGCTCGCGGTTCTGGCGCTGGACATAGAGCGCGCTGCCATCGGGGGCCCAGTCGACCCGGGCGAGGTAGATGTCGGGGTTGTCCCCCAGGTCGACCTTCACCCGGTTCGCGCCGTCCGGGTCCATCACGAACAGCTCGACAATCGCGTTGTCGCTGCCCGCCACGGGGTAGCGCTGGTCGAACACCTTGGTCCCGGTCGCGCCGATCGCCGCGCGGGTGACCACGCCCACCGGGCTCTCGTCGGTCCGCTGCACCGCCAACCGCGTGTCGTCGGGATTCCACCAGAAGCCGGTCATCCGGCCCATTTCTTCCTGCGCGACGAATTCCGCCTCGCCCCAGCGGATCAGCTCGCCTTCCTTCGGCGTGATCGGCTGCGCATCGCCGCCGACCGGGCCGACCCACAGCTGCCGGTCGCGTACGAAGGAGACGAATTCGCCCTCCGGGCTGAGCTTGGGATTGAGCTCGCTTTCCTCGGTATCGGTCAGCCGAGTGACGGTGCCGTCCAGCTTCGCGAGGTAGAGATCGCCGTCCAGCGGCACCAGCACGCCCGACCCATCCGCATTCCACTGATAGGCGATGATGCCCTTGAGATTGCCGACCCGCGCCCGCTCGCGCTGCATCTTCTCGTCTTCGGACAGCTCGCGACCCGAACCCAGCGCCTCGCTGTCGACCAGCATGGTCCATTCGCCGCTCTGCCGGTCGTAGCCCCACAGGTCGTAGCGTTCGCGATCATCGGCGCGGTTGCGCAGCAGGGTGAGATAGCGGCCATCGGGCGAAAGCTTCGCCTGGCGCGGGCTCGGCCCGTCGAGGCCAGGGCTGGCGAAGACGCGTTCGATGGTGAGGTCTGCGTTCTGGGTGGCCTGGCTGGTCATGGCGTCGCTCTCCTGCGCGGCAAGCGGTGTGGCAAGGGCGAGAATGGCTGCGGCGGCAAGCAGGTGGCGCATTGATGTAAGTCCTCTCCGTCGTCACCGCGCGCAACCCGCAGGGGCGCGCGGCGATCCAGTGGCCAACCGCCCGACATGCAGGGCGATACGCCATGGATTGCTTCTTCGCTGACGCTCCTCGCAATGACGGGGGAGAATGACAAGCTTGCAACGAAAAAGGGCGGCCCTGCCGGACCGCCCTTTCCTGTTTCGCTTGTGAGAAAGCCGCGCTTACGCGTCCTTCTTCTCGCCCTTGGCGGGGCGCACGTCGCGGCGTTCGGCGATGCGCGCGCTCTTGCCGGTGCGGCCGCGCAGGTAATACAGCTTCGCACGACGCACGACGCCGCGGCGGACCACGGTGATGCTGTCGACGATCGGCGAATAGAGCGGGAACACGCGCTCCACACCTTCGCCGAAGCTCATCTTGCGAACGGTGAAGTTGGAACCCATGCCGCGGTTCGAACGCGCGATCACGACGCCTTCGAAGTTCTGAATACGCTCACGCGTACCTTCGACGACCTTCACGCCAACGCGCACGGTGTCGCCGGAGCGGAATTCCGGAATATCCTTGCCGAGATTTTCAATCGCTTCGGCTTCGAGCTGCTGAATCAGGTTCATTGGTCCTGGTCCTTCGTTTCTCGCTGCGCGCCAGAGGCAGACTGGACCGGAGCATCGGTGTGACGCTCCCACAAATCCGGCCTGCGTAACCGTGTCATTTCTTCGGAGCGTTGCTTTCGCCACGCCGCGATCTTCGCATGATCCCCCGATCGCAGCACTTCGGGGATCGTGCGCCCTTCCCATTCCTGAGGTCGGGTGTAGTGCGGGTATTCCAGAAGGCCGTCCTCGAACGACTCCTCGGCCCCGCTTGAAGCCGCGCCCATTACTCCCGGAAGCAGCCGAATGCAAGCGTCGAGTATGGCGATTGCGGCAGTCTCTCCGCCCGACAGGACGATGTCCGCCAGGCTGACTTCCTCGATAAAAGGGCGCGCCTCGAACAGCCGCTCGTCGAACCCCTCGAAGCGGCCGCACAGGATGGTGACGCCCGGCCCC encodes:
- the rplS gene encoding 50S ribosomal protein L19 encodes the protein MNLIQQLEAEAIENLGKDIPEFRSGDTVRVGVKVVEGTRERIQNFEGVVIARSNRGMGSNFTVRKMSFGEGVERVFPLYSPIVDSITVVRRGVVRRAKLYYLRGRTGKSARIAERRDVRPAKGEKKDA
- a CDS encoding aspartate-semialdehyde dehydrogenase; the encoded protein is MGYKVAIVGATGNVGREMMQVLAEREFPIDEVVALASSRSQGTEIEFGDTGKMLKCKNLEHFDFTGWDIALFSAGGSIAKEYAPKAAAAGCVVIDNSSHYRMDPDVPLIVPEVNPDAIDGYTAKNIIANPNCSTAQLVVALKPLHDAAGIKRVVVSTYQSVSGAGKEGMDELFQQSRAIFVGDPVEPSKFTKQIAFNVIPHIDVFLDDGSTKEEWKMVVETKKILDPKIKLTATCVRVPVFVGHSEAVTIEFEREITAEQAQDILREAPGIMLVDKREDEGYITPVESVGDGATYISRVREDPTVENGLNLWCVSDNLRKGAALNAVQIAELLGRRHLKKG
- the trmD gene encoding tRNA (guanosine(37)-N1)-methyltransferase TrmD, which encodes MTFTATVLTLYPEMFPGPLGVSLAGRALREGAWSLDTVQIRDFATDKHRTVDDTPAGGGAGMVLKCDVLAAALDSVQPVEQVPVLAMTPRGKPIAQARIREIAEGPGVTILCGRFEGFDERLFEARPFIEEVSLADIVLSGGETAAIAILDACIRLLPGVMGAASSGAEESFEDGLLEYPHYTRPQEWEGRTIPEVLRSGDHAKIAAWRKQRSEEMTRLRRPDLWERHTDAPVQSASGAQRETKDQDQ
- a CDS encoding APC family permease, which encodes MSEKQSTGGQLGLAAVWAIAVGGMVGGGIFSTLGVVISSAGHWAALSFVLGGLVAYATGHSLAALTVEKDEAGGIYTFLRDLKFTRLARWSAWVLLAGYVLTCAVYAYTFGAYLGQAIGGPAWLPPAMASAVILAMTAINLRGAGQAAGVEIAIVAIKLAILAALAAFGLSQFEVEKLSIAQQPGLIGIVIGAASVFMAYEGFELVAYDYDEMKDRKRVMRRIMPLAIGSAALIYVLVALAVPMLTGTQAVIADGEVALSRAGQAALGTPGLIAVTIAAALSTASAINATLFSSARLAREVARDGALPSVLGRENAEGSPYWAVLLLAAGALALAVMGGLSGLVSGASVVFLLVFGTLNALAVKENVGRRWITLPGTVLAFGALAVLVLHMLGVI
- a CDS encoding DPP IV N-terminal domain-containing protein, with protein sequence MRHLLAAAAILALATPLAAQESDAMTSQATQNADLTIERVFASPGLDGPSPRQAKLSPDGRYLTLLRNRADDRERYDLWGYDRQSGEWTMLVDSEALGSGRELSEDEKMQRERARVGNLKGIIAYQWNADGSGVLVPLDGDLYLAKLDGTVTRLTDTEESELNPKLSPEGEFVSFVRDRQLWVGPVGGDAQPITPKEGELIRWGEAEFVAQEEMGRMTGFWWNPDDTRLAVQRTDESPVGVVTRAAIGATGTKVFDQRYPVAGSDNAIVELFVMDPDGANRVKVDLGDNPDIYLARVDWAPDGSALYVQRQNREQTRLDMLRVDPATGASEVWFTEEAARPDYWINLSDNYRFLDDGSLLWWSERDGYGQFYRFDGEDWQQLTSGDEPVTSLVGLNEETGVFFYQATTNVLTQQIYRAPLDGKAGGALLTDPGFTNSASMDQQGQTLLISRSSPSQPPQSYLADTDGQRLAWVEENPLDADHPYAPYLASHVWPEFGTLPAEDLTPLHYMMLKPKMEPGKKYPVFIMHYGGPGPQMVDRGWKGALAQAIVDKGYVYFVLDNRGSANRGVAFEQPIYRAMGGVEVRDQKAGAEFLKALDFVDPDKLAIYGWSYGGYMTLKQLQADPGLYAAGVSGAPVTRWELYDTHYTERFMGDPNTVPEAYEAASAIPKATEMTDPLLLIHGMADDNVVFENSTELISTLQEAAVPFEMMLYPGYTHRVSGPKISVHLWHTIFDFLDSHGVTPPE